A single window of Methylobacterium nodulans ORS 2060 DNA harbors:
- the hisF gene encoding imidazole glycerol phosphate synthase subunit HisF, which yields MLKTRVIPCLDVKDGRVVKGVQFLDLRDAGDPVEAAKAYDRAGADELCFLDITASHEARGILLDVVQRTAEACFMPLTVGGGVRTVEDIRALLLAGADKVSINTAAVNNPDFVAEAAEKFGAQCIVVAIDAKRVSGPGEPPRWEIFTHGGRRATGIDAVAFARTVTARGAGELLVTSMDRDGMRSGYDLGLTRAIADAVSVPVIASGGVGGLDDLVAGVAEGHASAVLAASIFHFGEATVAQAKAHMAAAGLAMRLDP from the coding sequence GTGCTCAAGACCCGCGTCATCCCCTGCCTCGATGTCAAGGACGGCCGCGTCGTCAAGGGCGTCCAGTTCCTCGACCTGCGCGATGCCGGCGATCCGGTGGAGGCCGCCAAGGCCTATGACCGGGCCGGCGCCGACGAACTCTGCTTCCTCGACATCACGGCGAGCCACGAGGCCCGCGGCATTCTGCTCGACGTGGTTCAGCGCACGGCGGAAGCCTGTTTCATGCCGCTCACCGTCGGGGGTGGGGTGCGCACCGTCGAGGACATCCGGGCCCTGCTGCTCGCAGGGGCCGACAAGGTCTCGATCAACACGGCGGCGGTGAACAACCCCGATTTCGTGGCCGAGGCCGCGGAAAAATTCGGCGCCCAGTGCATCGTGGTGGCGATCGACGCCAAGCGCGTCTCGGGTCCCGGCGAGCCGCCGCGCTGGGAGATCTTCACCCATGGCGGGCGCCGCGCCACCGGCATCGACGCGGTGGCCTTCGCCCGGACCGTCACGGCGCGGGGAGCGGGCGAACTTCTCGTCACCTCCATGGACCGGGACGGGATGCGCTCGGGCTACGATCTCGGACTGACCCGGGCCATCGCCGATGCGGTGAGCGTGCCGGTGATCGCCTCAGGGGGCGTCGGCGGCCTCGACGATCTCGTGGCGGGCGTCGCGGAGGGTCATGCCAGTGCAGTCCTCGCCGCCTCGATCTTCCATTTCGGCGAGGCGACGGTGGCGCAGGCCAAGGCCCATATGGCGGCGGCGGGCCTCGCCATGCGGCTGGACCCCTGA
- the hisA gene encoding 1-(5-phosphoribosyl)-5-[(5-phosphoribosylamino)methylideneamino]imidazole-4-carboxamide isomerase, which translates to MTRVILFPAIDLKEGRCVRLVQGDMAQAIVFSDDPAAQAASFAEQGFSWLHVVDLDGAFAGAPMNAAAVDAILAAVTIPVQLGGGIREMRTVEGWLAKGVSRVIIGTAAVRDPAFVREAARLFPGRIAVGIDAKDGRVAVEGWAKTSTVTAEELGRRFEDAGVAALIYTDIARDGVLKGLNIPMTLALAQAVSIPVIASGGLASIEDVHRILEPDCALLAGAITGRALYDGRIDPREALAAIRRAEEARRSGS; encoded by the coding sequence GTGACGCGCGTGATCCTGTTTCCGGCCATCGATCTCAAGGAGGGGCGCTGCGTCCGCCTCGTTCAGGGCGACATGGCGCAGGCCATCGTCTTCAGCGACGATCCGGCCGCGCAGGCCGCCAGCTTCGCCGAGCAGGGCTTCTCCTGGCTCCACGTCGTCGACCTCGACGGGGCCTTCGCGGGCGCCCCGATGAACGCGGCCGCCGTCGACGCCATCCTGGCTGCGGTGACAATCCCGGTGCAGCTCGGCGGCGGCATCCGCGAGATGCGTACCGTGGAGGGCTGGCTCGCCAAGGGGGTCAGCCGCGTCATCATCGGCACGGCGGCCGTGCGCGACCCGGCCTTCGTGCGCGAGGCGGCGCGGCTCTTCCCCGGCCGGATCGCGGTCGGCATCGATGCCAAGGACGGGCGCGTCGCCGTCGAGGGCTGGGCCAAGACCTCGACCGTGACCGCCGAGGAGCTCGGTCGCCGCTTCGAGGATGCGGGGGTCGCCGCGCTGATCTACACCGACATCGCCCGCGACGGCGTGCTCAAGGGTCTCAACATCCCGATGACCCTGGCGCTGGCGCAGGCGGTGAGCATCCCGGTGATCGCCTCCGGCGGCCTCGCCTCGATCGAGGACGTTCACCGCATCCTCGAGCCCGACTGCGCGCTCCTCGCCGGCGCCATCACGGGCCGGGCGCTCTATGACGGGCGGATCGACCCGCGGGAGGCTCTCGCGGCGATCCGGCGGGCCGAGGAGGCGCGCCGCTCAGGGTCGTGA
- the hisH gene encoding imidazole glycerol phosphate synthase subunit HisH, which produces MSAGTVAIIDYGSGNLHSAAKAFERAAREAGLDGTRIVVTSDPEAVAAADRVVLPGVGAFADCRRGLDAVPGLVAAMTEVAQARGRPFLGICVGMQLLASRGLEYETTAGLGWIPGDVAPITPADPGLKVPHMGWNTLQALRATPLLDGIPTGEGGLHAYFVHSYALAAADRGDVVATSDYGGPVTAIVSRGNVAGTQFHPEKSQRLGLALIANFLRWRP; this is translated from the coding sequence GTGAGCGCCGGGACCGTCGCCATCATCGATTACGGATCGGGCAACCTGCACTCAGCCGCCAAGGCCTTCGAGCGGGCGGCGCGGGAGGCGGGCCTCGACGGCACGCGCATCGTCGTGACCTCGGATCCGGAGGCCGTGGCCGCTGCCGACCGCGTGGTGCTGCCGGGCGTCGGCGCCTTCGCGGATTGCCGTCGCGGCCTCGATGCCGTGCCGGGCCTCGTGGCGGCCATGACGGAAGTCGCGCAGGCGCGGGGCCGGCCGTTCCTCGGCATCTGCGTCGGCATGCAGCTCCTCGCCTCCCGCGGGCTCGAATACGAGACCACGGCCGGCCTCGGCTGGATCCCGGGCGACGTCGCCCCGATCACGCCTGCCGATCCCGGCCTCAAGGTGCCGCATATGGGCTGGAACACCCTCCAGGCGCTCCGGGCGACACCGCTCCTCGACGGCATTCCGACCGGGGAGGGCGGCCTGCACGCCTATTTCGTGCACAGCTATGCGCTCGCGGCGGCGGACCGCGGCGACGTAGTGGCGACGAGCGATTACGGCGGCCCGGTCACGGCCATCGTCTCCCGCGGGAACGTCGCGGGCACGCAGTTCCACCCCGAGAAGAGCCAGCGGCTCGGCCTCGCGCTGATCGCCAACTTCCTGCGCTGGCGGCCTTAG
- a CDS encoding DUF2628 domain-containing protein has translation MPTYTLHLPDEVDPGAPDALDRAKLVADRFIWPAFWFTALWFFWHRLWLAGLIVLAAEVAAWLGSLALNLSAWAGFVVMLLLSLLIGLEASSLRRWTYERRGQPLRDAVTASDAKEAEVKLVGRWLDRHAAPALASPPRMPPYAKTGSPALGLFPEADRHR, from the coding sequence ATGCCGACCTACACGCTGCACCTGCCGGACGAGGTCGATCCCGGTGCGCCGGACGCTCTCGATCGCGCCAAGCTCGTGGCCGACCGCTTCATCTGGCCGGCCTTCTGGTTCACGGCCCTGTGGTTCTTCTGGCATCGGCTCTGGCTCGCGGGGCTCATCGTCCTCGCCGCCGAGGTGGCGGCCTGGCTCGGCAGCCTCGCCCTCAACCTGTCGGCGTGGGCGGGCTTCGTCGTCATGCTGCTGCTGTCGCTGCTCATCGGCCTCGAAGCCTCGTCCCTGCGCCGCTGGACCTACGAGCGCCGCGGGCAGCCCTTGCGCGACGCGGTCACGGCCTCGGACGCCAAGGAGGCGGAGGTGAAGCTCGTCGGCCGCTGGCTCGACCGTCACGCCGCGCCTGCCCTGGCGAGCCCGCCGCGCATGCCGCCCTACGCCAAGACCGGCAGCCCCGCCCTCGGCCTCTTCCCCGAGGCGGACAGGCACCGGTGA
- the hisB gene encoding imidazoleglycerol-phosphate dehydratase HisB, with translation MTDTSSRTGRVSRRTAETDVSVAIDLDGSGRASIATGVGFLDHMLDLLARHALFDLDVKVTGDLHVDQHHTTEDTGIALGQAFAQALGSKRGIRRYADLHLPMDETLTRVAVDISGRPFLVFRTDFAREKIGQFDTELVREWFQAFAMNAGITLHVETLYGENQHHIAESCYKGLARALRQAVAVDPREGDRVPSTKGSL, from the coding sequence ATGACCGACACTTCCTCCCGGACCGGCCGGGTCAGCCGGCGGACGGCCGAGACCGACGTCAGCGTCGCGATCGACCTCGACGGCAGCGGCCGGGCCTCGATCGCCACCGGCGTCGGGTTCCTCGACCACATGCTGGACCTTCTCGCCCGCCACGCGCTCTTCGACCTCGACGTCAAGGTGACGGGCGACCTGCATGTCGACCAGCACCACACCACCGAGGATACGGGCATCGCGCTCGGCCAAGCCTTTGCGCAGGCGCTCGGGTCGAAGCGCGGCATCCGCCGCTACGCCGACCTGCACCTGCCGATGGACGAGACGCTGACCCGGGTCGCGGTCGACATCTCGGGGCGGCCGTTCCTGGTCTTCCGCACGGACTTCGCCCGCGAGAAGATCGGGCAGTTCGACACCGAGCTCGTGCGCGAGTGGTTCCAGGCCTTTGCCATGAATGCGGGGATCACGCTCCACGTCGAGACGCTCTACGGCGAGAATCAGCACCACATCGCCGAGAGCTGCTACAAGGGGCTGGCGCGCGCCCTACGCCAGGCGGTCGCCGTCGACCCGCGCGAGGGCGACCGGGTGCCGTCGACCAAGGGCTCGCTCTAG
- a CDS encoding S-methyl-5'-thioadenosine phosphorylase → MAKAVLGVIGGSGVYDLPGLENVREERIASPWGEPSDALRIGRIGATPVVFLARHGRGHRLSPSGINYRANIDVMKRAGVTDLVSLSACGSFRQELYPGLFVLVDQFVDRTFGRASSFFGDGCVAHVSMAHPVGPALQARLLAAAEAEEIAVRQNGTYVCMEGPQFSSYAESLTYKSLGYDVIGMTNMPEAKLAREAEITYATIAMVTDFDCWHPDHDAVEVSAVIAVARANAAKAARLVSRLARDFPEEHEPCPVRSDRALDGAIITPPEHRDPALIAKLDAVAGRVLEP, encoded by the coding sequence ATGGCCAAGGCGGTGCTCGGGGTGATCGGCGGATCGGGCGTCTATGATCTGCCCGGCCTGGAGAACGTGCGCGAGGAGCGCATCGCTTCGCCCTGGGGCGAGCCCTCCGATGCACTGCGCATCGGGCGGATCGGCGCCACCCCGGTGGTGTTCCTGGCCCGCCACGGCCGCGGCCATCGCCTGTCGCCCTCCGGCATCAACTACCGGGCCAATATCGACGTCATGAAGCGGGCGGGCGTCACCGATCTCGTCTCGCTCTCCGCCTGCGGCTCCTTCCGGCAGGAGCTCTATCCGGGCCTGTTCGTGCTGGTGGACCAGTTCGTGGATCGCACCTTCGGCCGGGCCTCGTCCTTCTTCGGCGACGGCTGCGTGGCCCATGTCTCGATGGCCCATCCGGTCGGCCCCGCCCTCCAGGCCCGCCTTCTCGCGGCGGCGGAGGCGGAGGAGATCGCGGTGCGCCAGAACGGCACCTATGTCTGCATGGAGGGGCCGCAATTCTCCAGCTACGCCGAGTCGCTCACCTACAAGAGCCTCGGCTACGACGTGATCGGCATGACCAACATGCCCGAGGCCAAGCTCGCCCGCGAGGCCGAGATCACCTATGCGACCATCGCCATGGTGACGGATTTCGACTGCTGGCATCCAGATCACGACGCCGTCGAGGTCTCGGCCGTGATCGCCGTGGCGCGGGCGAACGCCGCCAAGGCCGCCCGGCTGGTGAGCCGCCTCGCCCGCGACTTCCCCGAGGAGCACGAACCCTGCCCAGTGCGCTCCGATCGGGCGCTCGACGGCGCCATCATCACGCCGCCCGAGCACCGCGACCCGGCCCTCATCGCCAAGCTCGACGCCGTGGCGGGCCGCGTCCTAGAGCCGTGA
- a CDS encoding cytochrome c1 has protein sequence MIRTRALVAAALAAILSGTAALAEEHGSLPPREKWTFSGVFGTFDQAQLQRGFQVYREVCSNCHSMNYVRFRNLAEEGGPDFSESQVKALAASYKVKDGPNDQGEMFERPGRPADKLPAPFPNEQAAAVANGGKAPPDLSLMAKARTFGRGGLWFLIDWLPFVGYTEQGPDYVHALLNGYEETPPQGFQLPEGGHYNKYFPGNIIAMPKPLSDGQVSYPKGADGQPVAPETVDQYSRDVTAFLMWTAEPHFIARKELGLRAILFLIVLSGLLYYVKKKIWADVGGETHGLQPELHKTS, from the coding sequence ATGATCAGAACACGCGCTCTCGTGGCGGCCGCACTCGCCGCGATCCTGTCGGGCACCGCCGCCCTCGCGGAAGAGCACGGCAGCCTTCCCCCGCGCGAGAAGTGGACCTTCTCGGGCGTGTTCGGCACCTTCGACCAGGCGCAGCTGCAGCGGGGCTTCCAGGTCTACCGCGAGGTCTGCTCGAACTGCCACAGCATGAACTACGTCCGCTTCCGCAACCTGGCGGAAGAGGGCGGGCCGGATTTCTCGGAGTCGCAGGTCAAGGCGCTCGCGGCCTCCTACAAGGTCAAGGACGGCCCCAACGACCAGGGCGAGATGTTCGAGCGGCCCGGCCGCCCAGCCGACAAGCTGCCCGCGCCCTTCCCGAACGAGCAGGCGGCCGCGGTGGCGAATGGCGGCAAGGCCCCGCCGGACCTCTCGCTGATGGCCAAGGCCCGCACCTTCGGCCGTGGCGGCCTCTGGTTCCTGATCGATTGGCTGCCCTTCGTCGGCTACACCGAGCAGGGTCCCGACTACGTCCATGCGCTGCTGAACGGCTACGAGGAGACCCCGCCCCAGGGGTTCCAGCTGCCGGAGGGCGGCCACTACAACAAGTACTTCCCGGGCAACATCATCGCGATGCCCAAGCCTCTGAGCGACGGGCAGGTGAGCTATCCGAAGGGCGCCGACGGCCAGCCGGTCGCACCCGAGACCGTGGACCAGTACTCGCGCGACGTCACCGCCTTCCTGATGTGGACGGCGGAGCCGCACTTCATCGCCCGCAAGGAACTGGGCCTGCGCGCGATCCTGTTCCTGATCGTGCTGTCCGGATTGCTCTACTACGTGAAGAAGAAGATCTGGGCGGATGTCGGCGGCGAGACGCACGGCCTGCAGCCCGAGCTTCACAAGACGAGCTGA
- a CDS encoding cytochrome b → MSAHATTYVPKSRFAKWFEARLPIVGLVHSSFVAFPVPRNLNYFWTFGAILIVMLASQIVTGVWLAMHYQPSATEAFNSVEHIMRDVNFGWLLRYMHSNGASMFFIAVYVHMFRNLYYGSYKAPREVLYILGVIIYLLMMATAFLGYTLPWGQMSFWGATVITNILAAIPIVGDTIQSLLWGGYSVGNPTINRFFSLHYLLPFMIAGVVVLHVWALHVTGQNNPTGIPIKTGKDAVPFTPYATVKDVFAVVVFFIFFAYWIFLQPNYLGHADNYIPANPGVTPAHIVPEWYFLPFYAILRAVPDKLGGVILMFGAVIILAFAPWLDTSRVRSSNYRPIYRQFFWVFVGCCFLLGWLGAKPPEGGYVIAARIATIYYFAHFLIVMPLVGLFETPKPLPGSILESVTGPGKQVGASGLPAGAAAAPPTKG, encoded by the coding sequence ATGAGCGCACACGCCACGACATACGTACCGAAGAGCCGATTCGCGAAATGGTTCGAGGCCCGGCTGCCGATCGTCGGCCTCGTCCATTCCTCCTTCGTGGCCTTCCCGGTCCCGCGCAACCTGAACTACTTCTGGACGTTCGGCGCGATCCTGATCGTGATGCTGGCCTCCCAGATCGTCACCGGCGTCTGGCTCGCCATGCACTACCAGCCCTCGGCCACCGAGGCGTTCAACTCCGTCGAGCACATCATGCGCGACGTGAATTTCGGCTGGCTGCTGCGCTACATGCATTCCAACGGGGCCTCGATGTTCTTCATCGCGGTCTACGTGCATATGTTCCGCAACCTCTATTATGGGTCGTATAAGGCCCCGCGCGAGGTGCTCTACATCCTGGGCGTCATCATCTACCTGCTGATGATGGCGACCGCCTTCCTCGGCTACACGCTGCCCTGGGGGCAGATGTCGTTCTGGGGCGCCACCGTCATCACCAACATCCTGGCGGCGATCCCGATCGTCGGCGACACCATCCAGAGCCTGCTCTGGGGCGGCTACTCGGTCGGCAACCCGACCATCAACCGCTTCTTCTCACTGCATTATCTGCTACCGTTCATGATCGCCGGCGTCGTGGTCCTCCACGTCTGGGCGCTGCACGTCACCGGCCAGAACAACCCGACCGGTATTCCGATCAAGACCGGCAAGGACGCCGTCCCGTTCACGCCCTACGCCACCGTCAAGGACGTGTTCGCGGTCGTCGTGTTCTTCATCTTCTTCGCCTACTGGATCTTCCTGCAGCCGAACTATCTCGGCCACGCGGACAACTACATCCCGGCGAATCCCGGCGTGACGCCTGCGCATATCGTGCCCGAATGGTACTTCCTGCCGTTCTACGCCATCCTGCGTGCGGTGCCGGACAAGCTCGGCGGCGTGATCCTGATGTTCGGCGCGGTGATCATCCTGGCCTTCGCGCCCTGGCTCGACACCTCGCGCGTCCGCTCCTCGAACTACCGACCGATCTACCGGCAGTTCTTCTGGGTGTTCGTCGGCTGCTGCTTCCTGCTGGGCTGGCTCGGCGCCAAGCCGCCGGAGGGGGGCTACGTGATCGCGGCGCGCATCGCCACGATCTACTACTTCGCCCACTTCCTGATCGTGATGCCGCTCGTCGGCCTGTTCGAGACGCCCAAGCCCCTGCCGGGCTCGATCCTGGAGAGCGTCACGGGCCCGGGCAAGCAGGTCGGCGCCTCCGGCCTGCCGGCCGGCGCCGCCGCCGCCCCGCCCACCAAGGGCTGA
- the petA gene encoding ubiquinol-cytochrome c reductase iron-sulfur subunit: protein MATTVAPSDAAHPHGTTRRDFLFLATGAGVAVGAAALAWPFVASMAPDAETVAAGAPIDVDLSPITEGQIVNVFWRGKLIFVRRLSGKEIADMKAVKLSDLLDPAPFQARVKEGHDQWLVTYGNCTHLGCVPIGHQGDFEGWACPCHGSQFDAVGRVRRGPAPINLPIPPYAFQGDTKVRIGEGAAA from the coding sequence TTGGCCACGACCGTCGCCCCTTCTGACGCAGCCCATCCGCACGGGACGACCCGCCGGGACTTCCTGTTCCTCGCCACCGGCGCGGGCGTCGCGGTCGGCGCCGCCGCCCTCGCATGGCCCTTCGTGGCGTCGATGGCGCCGGACGCCGAGACCGTCGCGGCCGGCGCGCCGATCGATGTCGATCTCTCCCCGATCACCGAAGGCCAGATCGTCAACGTGTTCTGGCGCGGCAAGCTCATCTTCGTGCGCCGCCTCTCTGGCAAGGAGATCGCGGACATGAAGGCGGTCAAGCTGAGCGATCTCCTTGACCCGGCGCCGTTCCAAGCCCGCGTCAAGGAGGGCCACGACCAGTGGCTCGTGACCTACGGCAACTGCACGCATCTCGGCTGCGTGCCGATCGGCCACCAGGGCGATTTCGAAGGTTGGGCCTGCCCCTGCCACGGCTCGCAGTTCGACGCGGTCGGCCGGGTGCGCCGGGGCCCGGCCCCGATCAACCTGCCGATCCCGCCCTACGCGTTCCAGGGCGACACCAAGGTGCGTATCGGCGAAGGCGCCGCCGCCTGA
- a CDS encoding MFS transporter, which produces MTDLETRTIRRVSRRLIPFLILCYFVAYLDRVNVGFASLTMNRDLGISATAYGLGAGLFFLTYFIFEVPSNLFLERFGARRWIARIMLSWGLISGGMAFIGGEASFYVMRLALGAAEAGFFPGIIFYLTLWFPAAYRARIVSAFMVAIPLSSLIGAPISGALLELDGLLGLKGWQWLYLIEAVPAVVLSVVTFFYLTDRPAEARWLPADERAWLEERMAAEEAARRGTAHHRPLTREIFDARVIAIAFIYFGAVALLYAFGFFLPQIIKAFGLTNLETGFVTLVPYLVGTIGMLWWGRRSDAKRERRFHLVAALACASLGTIGAALVADPVLKMVLFSGAAFGIFAALPIVWTLPTETLAGAAAAGAIAVVNSIGNLSGFVAPYIVGAIKDRTGDFTGGLLTISAAGLVGIGLVLWLGRTRARSAPQAAA; this is translated from the coding sequence ATGACCGACCTCGAGACCCGCACGATCCGCCGCGTGAGCCGCCGGCTGATTCCGTTCCTGATCCTCTGCTACTTCGTCGCCTATCTCGACCGGGTGAATGTCGGCTTCGCGTCGCTCACCATGAACCGGGACCTCGGCATCTCGGCCACCGCCTACGGGCTCGGCGCCGGCCTGTTCTTCCTCACCTACTTCATCTTCGAGGTGCCCTCGAACCTGTTCCTGGAGCGGTTCGGGGCGCGGCGCTGGATCGCCCGCATCATGCTGAGCTGGGGCCTGATCTCGGGCGGCATGGCCTTCATCGGCGGGGAGGCGAGCTTCTACGTGATGCGCTTGGCTCTCGGCGCCGCGGAGGCCGGCTTCTTCCCGGGCATCATCTTCTATCTCACCCTCTGGTTCCCGGCCGCCTACCGGGCGCGGATCGTCAGCGCCTTCATGGTGGCCATCCCGCTGTCGAGCCTGATCGGCGCCCCGATCTCGGGCGCGCTCCTCGAACTCGACGGGCTCCTCGGTCTCAAGGGCTGGCAATGGCTCTACCTGATCGAGGCAGTGCCGGCCGTCGTCCTCTCGGTCGTCACCTTCTTCTATCTCACCGACCGGCCGGCCGAGGCGCGCTGGCTTCCCGCCGACGAACGCGCCTGGCTCGAAGAGCGCATGGCCGCCGAGGAGGCGGCGCGGCGCGGGACCGCCCACCACCGGCCGCTGACACGCGAGATCTTCGACGCCCGGGTGATCGCCATCGCGTTCATCTATTTCGGCGCGGTGGCGCTGCTCTACGCCTTCGGCTTCTTCCTGCCGCAGATCATCAAGGCGTTCGGGCTCACCAACCTCGAGACCGGCTTCGTGACCCTCGTCCCCTATCTGGTCGGCACGATCGGCATGCTGTGGTGGGGACGGCGCTCGGATGCCAAGCGGGAGCGGCGCTTCCACCTCGTCGCGGCGCTCGCCTGCGCCTCCCTCGGCACGATCGGGGCGGCGCTGGTCGCCGATCCAGTGCTCAAGATGGTGCTGTTCTCCGGCGCGGCCTTCGGCATCTTCGCGGCGCTTCCCATCGTCTGGACGCTGCCCACCGAGACGCTCGCGGGGGCGGCGGCGGCGGGCGCCATCGCGGTGGTGAACTCGATCGGCAACCTGTCGGGCTTCGTCGCCCCCTACATCGTCGGCGCGATCAAGGACCGCACCGGCGACTTCACGGGCGGGCTGCTCACCATCTCGGCGGCCGGCCTCGTGGGAATCGGGCTGGTGCTCTGGCTCGGCCGGACGCGGGCGCGCTCTGCGCCGCAGGCCGCGGCCTGA
- the ribH gene encoding 6,7-dimethyl-8-ribityllumazine synthase: protein MVTPRRDSGSDRPSLKDARILVVEARYYDDIADELLRGATEAIAASGAEAEVVTVPGALEIPQTVAILVEAAMRSGKPYDAVVALGCVIRGETGHYDIVAGESARALMDLSVLLRLPLGNGILTVETEAQAQARARVSEMNKGGGAAEAALAVLALKRANAAEHPGRTIGFTPRRAAETAE, encoded by the coding sequence ATGGTAACGCCACGCCGAGACAGCGGGAGCGACCGCCCGTCGCTCAAGGACGCCCGGATCCTGGTCGTCGAGGCCCGCTACTACGACGACATCGCGGATGAATTGCTGCGCGGCGCCACCGAGGCGATCGCGGCATCCGGCGCCGAGGCCGAGGTCGTGACCGTTCCGGGCGCGCTGGAGATCCCGCAGACCGTGGCGATCCTGGTCGAGGCGGCGATGCGATCGGGCAAGCCCTACGACGCCGTCGTGGCGCTGGGCTGCGTCATCCGCGGGGAGACCGGCCACTACGACATTGTGGCCGGCGAGAGTGCGCGGGCGCTGATGGATCTGTCGGTCCTGCTCCGCCTGCCGCTCGGCAACGGCATCCTCACCGTCGAGACCGAGGCGCAGGCGCAGGCGCGGGCCCGCGTCTCGGAGATGAACAAGGGTGGGGGCGCCGCGGAGGCGGCCCTCGCCGTGCTGGCCCTGAAGCGCGCGAACGCGGCCGAGCACCCGGGCCGCACCATCGGCTTCACCCCTCGCCGCGCCGCGGAGACAGCGGAATGA
- the nusB gene encoding transcription antitermination factor NusB: protein MKPAERSGARLAVVQALYEMEISGKGVIDALAEFEAFWIGQVVDGIEHPPAETAFFRDVLRGAVEEQRVIDQRLDGALSAGWPLRRVEAVLRAILRAGAYEVIFRKDVPVRVAISEYVDVAHSFYGGDEPGLVNAVLDKVARAARAEELDGAARDG from the coding sequence ATGAAACCTGCCGAGCGCAGCGGCGCCCGCCTGGCCGTCGTGCAGGCCCTCTACGAGATGGAGATCTCCGGCAAGGGCGTGATCGACGCGCTCGCGGAGTTCGAAGCCTTCTGGATCGGTCAGGTGGTCGATGGGATCGAGCACCCGCCGGCCGAGACCGCCTTCTTCCGCGACGTCCTGCGCGGCGCGGTCGAGGAGCAGCGGGTGATCGACCAGCGACTCGATGGCGCGCTGTCGGCGGGCTGGCCGCTGCGGCGGGTCGAGGCGGTGCTGCGGGCGATCCTGCGCGCGGGCGCCTACGAGGTGATCTTCCGCAAGGACGTGCCGGTGCGGGTCGCGATCTCCGAATACGTGGACGTCGCCCACAGCTTCTACGGTGGCGACGAGCCGGGCCTCGTGAACGCTGTGCTCGACAAGGTGGCGCGGGCCGCCCGGGCCGAGGAACTCGACGGGGCCGCGCGCGACGGCTGA
- the thiL gene encoding thiamine-phosphate kinase, whose protein sequence is MAALPRPSEDELIARYFAPLAGPGGLGLRDDAAILAPRPGHDLVLTVDAVVAGVHYLPDDPPASIAAKALGVNLSDLAAKGAEPRGFLLTLALADDWDEAWLAAFCTGLSETAARFGCPLLGGDTVRAAGPTLISVTALGEVPTGRMVRRFTAEPGDRLLVSGTIGDAALGLRLRRAPGWAAGLGEADRQHLADRYLHPHPRLPLAPALLAHARAAMDVSDGLAGDLAKMLRASGASAEVEIPAVPLSPAARAALAADEGLIDPILTGGDDYEILCAVAPERVEAIRDEARRAGITLTPIGRVIAGHAAPGFRDAAGTMRIFASGSFSHF, encoded by the coding sequence ATGGCCGCCCTCCCCCGCCCGTCCGAGGACGAGCTGATCGCCCGCTACTTCGCGCCGCTCGCCGGACCCGGCGGGCTCGGCCTGCGGGACGATGCGGCGATCCTCGCGCCGCGGCCGGGGCACGACCTCGTCCTCACCGTCGATGCGGTGGTGGCCGGCGTTCATTACCTCCCCGACGATCCGCCCGCCTCCATTGCCGCCAAGGCGCTCGGCGTGAACCTCTCGGATCTCGCCGCCAAGGGCGCGGAGCCGCGGGGTTTCCTGCTGACGCTCGCCCTCGCCGATGATTGGGACGAGGCGTGGCTCGCGGCGTTCTGCACCGGCCTCAGCGAGACCGCGGCCCGGTTCGGCTGTCCGCTGCTCGGCGGCGACACGGTGCGGGCCGCCGGTCCCACGCTGATCAGCGTGACCGCCCTCGGCGAGGTGCCGACGGGCCGGATGGTGCGGCGCTTCACGGCCGAGCCCGGCGACCGGCTCCTCGTCTCGGGCACGATCGGCGATGCCGCCCTTGGCCTCAGGCTCCGCCGCGCGCCCGGCTGGGCCGCCGGCCTCGGCGAGGCCGACCGGCAGCACCTCGCCGACCGCTACCTGCATCCGCATCCGCGCCTGCCCCTCGCCCCGGCGCTCCTCGCGCATGCGCGGGCCGCGATGGATGTCTCGGACGGGCTCGCGGGCGACCTCGCCAAGATGCTGCGGGCGTCCGGCGCGAGCGCCGAGGTCGAGATCCCGGCCGTGCCGCTCTCGCCGGCCGCGCGGGCCGCCCTCGCGGCGGACGAGGGCCTGATCGACCCGATCCTCACGGGCGGCGATGATTACGAGATCCTCTGCGCGGTGGCGCCCGAGCGCGTCGAGGCCATTCGGGACGAGGCGCGGCGGGCCGGGATCACCCTCACGCCGATCGGCCGCGTGATCGCGGGCCATGCGGCGCCGGGTTTTCGCGATGCCGCCGGAACCATGCGGATCTTCGCCTCCGGCTCGTTCAGCCACTTCTGA